The Aeromonas encheleia genomic sequence ATCGCCTCCCTGATGACGGGACGGCTGGACGCCACCTGGGCGCGCTGGTCTCGTCCCTGGACCATGGCGGCCTGGGTCTTCCTGACCTTGGGCATAGTGCTGGGCTCCTGGTGGGCCTATTACGAGCTTGGCTGGGGCGGCTGGTGGTTCTGGGATCCGGTGGAAAACGCCTCCTTCATGCCCTGGCTGGCGGGCACGGCCCTGCTGCACTCGCTGGCGGTGAGCGAGAAGCGCGCCACCTTCAAGGCCTGGACAGTGCTGCTGGCGCTGTCCGCCTTCTCCCTGAGCCTGCTCGGCACCTTCCTGGTGCGCTCCGGCGTGCTGGTGTCGGTGCATGCCTTCGCCTCGGATCCGACCCGCGGCCTGTTCATCCTGGGCTTCCTGCTGGCGGTGATCGGCAGCTCCTTGCTGCTGTTCGCCTTCAAGGGTTCCCAGGTGAAGAGCCATGGCAAGCATGAGCTGTGGAGCCGCGAGACCCTGCTGCTTTGCAACAACATACTGCTGGTGGCCGGACTGTTGACCGTACTGCTCGGCACCCTGCTGCCGCTGGTGCACAAGGAGCTTGGGCTCGGCAGCATCTCCATCGGCACCCCCTTCTTCAACCACATCTACAGCTGGCTGATCATCCCGTTCGCCCTGCTGCTGGGGGTTGGTCCGCTGTTCCGCTGGCGCCGCCAGGAGCTCGGTGAGCTCAAGGGCAAGGTGGTGCTGGCGCTGGGACTGAGCCTGGTCGCCGCCTTCGGGCTGCCGCAGCTGTTTGCCGGGGAGTTCAAGCCCTGGGCCGCGCTCGGCATAGGGCTCGGCAGCTGGATCATCATCACCAGCGTGCAGGAGACCTGGGTGCGCGCCACCCACAAGCACAGCTTCAGCACCGGGGTGCGCCGGCTCGGCAACAGCCACTGGGCCATGATCCTGGGCCACGTGGGGCTGGCGGTCAGCATCATCGGCATCGCCTGCACCCAGAACTACAGCATCGAGAAGGACCTGCGCATGCAGGCCGGTGATCGGGTGCAATTTGCCGATTACGAATTCGTGTTCACCGGGATCAGCGAGAAGAACGGCCCCAACTACGACGGCTTCAAGGGCGTGCTGGAGGTGCACAAGGATGGCAAGCAAGTCGCCCTGCTCAAGCCCGAGAAGCGGATGTACAAGGTGAGCCGCATGCCGATGACCGAGGCGGCCATCGACGCCGGCCTTACCCGGGATCTCTACGCGGCGCTCGGCGAGCAGCTCGACAACGGCGCCTGGGCGGTGCGGATCTACTACAAGCCGTTCGTGCGCTGGATCTGGTTCGGCGGCGTCTTCATGGCCATCGGCGGCGTGCTGGCGATGCTGGACAAGCGCTACCGTTTCGGCCGTCGTGAAGAGGAGGCCAAGCCATGAGCAAGAAGACCTGGTTGTTTCTGCTGCCCTTCATCATCTTCCTGCTGGGGGCCGTGTTCCTGTTCAAGGGACTCTATTCCGACCCCACCAAGCTCGAATCCGTGATGGTGGACAAGGAGGTGCCGGTGTTCACCCTGCAGGACATCTATGACCTCAACAAGCAGCATGACAGGAGCATCCTCAAGGGGCGCCCCATGCTGCTCAACGTCTGGGCCACCTGGTGCCCGACCTGCTATGGGGAGCACACCTACCTCAAGCAGCTGGCGGGGCAGGGCATCTATATCGTCGGCATGAATTACAAGGACGAGCGCGACAAGGCCATCAAGTGGTTAGGGGAGCTCGGCAACCCCTATCAGATCAACCTCTATGATCCCGATGGCATGCTGGGGCTGGATCTGGGGGTCTACGGCGCGCCCGAGACCTTCTTCATCGACAGCCAGGGCATCATCCGCTATCGCCATGTGGGGGATATCAACCCCGATGTCTGGGCCTCGACCCTCAAACCCATCTTTGATGCCATGAAGTGAGGGCGCCCCTGATGAAAACGCTTATTGCGTCTCTGTTGCTGCTGGCGGGCCTGTTCGGTGCCGGTCAGGCCCGGGCCGCCATCGACGTCTATAGCTTCGACAGCGATGCCCAGGAGCAGACCTTCCGCGAGCTGACCAAGGAGCTGCGTTGCCCCAAGTGTCAGAACCAGGACATCGCCGACTCCAATGCGGGGCTGGCCAAGGATCTGCGCGACAAGACCTACCAGATGGTGCGCGAGGGCAAGGACAAGCAGGAGGTGGTGGATTACATGGTGGCCCGCTACGGCAACTTCATCCTGTATGACCCGCCCATGATGGCCTCGACCCTGATCCTCTGGCTAGGCCCGCTGCTGGTCATCGTCATCGGCGCCACCACTGTGGTGGTGCGCAGTCGCCGCCGTCCCCTTGCCGCCAAACAGACCGAGGGCGCCCTGAGCGCACAGGAGCAGGCCCGGCTGGCCGCCCTGCTCAAAGAGGAAGAGAAACAATGACCGCATTTTGGATACTGATCGCGGCCCTGCTGGTGCTGGTGAGCCTGGCCCTGATCCTGCCGCTGTGGCGCGGCGAGGGCAGCCAGAGCATCAGCCGCTCGGCGCTCAACAAGCAACTCTATCGCCAGCGCCTGCTGGAGCTCGGCGAGGAGCGTGAGCAGGGCATACTGGCCGAGGAGTCCGAGTCGGTGGTGGAGCTGCAGCGCAGCCTGCTTGACGACATCCCCGACGTGGAGCAGAGTGCCCGCGGTGGCAAGAGTCTGGTCTGGATCCCGGGGGTGCTGGTGCTGGTGGTGGTGAGCCTTGGCCTCTACTACCAGCTCGGCGCCTGGCAAGAGGTGCAGCGCTGGCAGGATGCCAGCAGCCGACTGGGGGAGCTGAGCAACCGCATCCTGGTGGAGCGCGATGCCGAGGTGACCGAGCAGGATCTGCTGGACTTCACCTTAGGCCTGCGCACCCGCCTCAAAGATGAACCGAACGACTATCGTGGCTGGCTGCTGCTGGGTCGCCTGACCCTGGATGGCAACGACCCCGAGATGGCGCGCGAGGCGCTGGAGCGGGCCTATGAGCTGGCGCCGCAGAAGGCCATGGTGGCGGTGCCCTATGCCCAGGCACTGATGATGACGGGGGAGGAGGCGCAGGCGGATCAGCTGCTGCAGGCGGCCATCGCCCAGGATCCCGCCAACATAGAGGCGCGCTCCGTCTACGCCTTCATGGCTCTGCAGAAAGAGGACTTCCAGACCGCACTGAGCCGCTGGCAGGCGATGTTGCCGCTGCTGGAGCAAGGCTCGACTCGCCGTACCATGGTGGAGCGCTCCATCGAGTATGCCGAGCAGCAGCTGCGTCAGCGTGGCATCGCGGTGATGGCCGCGCCGGCCGCTCAGGGCGAGCAGGGCAATGCTCAGACGCAGGCCCAGGTCCTGGCGGTGAAGGAGGGGGAATTCCCGCTGCACATCACCCTGGCTCCCGGCATTCAGTTGCCGGAGGATGCCCATCTGTTTGTGTTTGCGGTGATCCCCAACGGCCCGCCCATGCCGATCGCGGTCAAGCGTATTCCCGGCCCCGGTTTCCCGCTGACCCTGTCGCTGGGTGACGGCGATGCCATGCTGGAAGGCAGCAAACTGGCCAGCTATCCCGAGCTGCAGTTCAAGGCCCGCCTCTCCCGTGGCGGCAACGTCATGAACAAGGAAGGCGCCTTCGAAGGGGTCTCAGTAACAGTCCCCACCAGCTCAATTCCTACGGCGCCGATTGACATCCGCATCGATCACGCCCTCTAATACTCCCTTGGCCCGCCCCTGGAGGGGCGGGCCGCCTATAATTCAGACTGATTCAAAATAAAAAGCTTAGGACTTTCATATGTATCTGCGTTCAGGAGCATTGGCAGTGGCACTGCTATTGGGGGGCTGTGCGGGTGGCCCTCCCAAGCCGGGCCCAGAGAGCCTGGATCTCGAAGAAACCCCGAACCGTCCCGAGGCGACCAGCACGGCCAGCGATCCTCGCGATCCTTTCCAGGGCGCCAACCGAGCCATGTGGGCGGTCAACTATGACGTGCTGGAGCCCTATGTGGCGCGCCCAGTGGTGCATGGCTATGCCCGCTATGTGCCGCAGGGGATGAAGGATGGCATCGACAACCTGGTGGAGAACTTCGACGAGCCGAGCAGCATGGTCAACCACCTGATCACCGGTGATCTCAAGGGGGCGGGGACCAACCTGGGCCGCTTCACCCTCAACACCACTATAGGCCTGCTCGGGATCTTCGACGTGGCCAAGCACGCCGGCCTCGAGCGCAACATGCTGGAGATGGACACCGTGCTCGGCAAGGCCGACATCGGGGATGGGGCCTACATCATGGTGCCGATCTACGGCCCGACCACCACCCGGGAGCTGGTGGGAGACACCATCGATACCATCTACTTCCCCTATGCCCTGCTGACCTTCCCGTTGCGGGTGGTGCACTGGGCGCTGGATGGGCTGGGTACCCGTGCCAAGCTGATCGATCAGGAGCGGATCATCGACAACGCGCTCGATCCTTACGCGCTCACCAAGGACTTCTACCTGCAGTACAACGATGGCAAGGTGACAGGTCGCCAGCCTGAGCTGAAGCAGCAGAAGAAGCAGGAAGACGACAGCAACCTGGATGAGTATCTGGACGAGATCGACCAGTAATCACTCGCTGTGAACATCAAAAGGCGCCTGCGGGCGCCTTTTGATTATGTTACGGCCATAAAAAACGCCCCGCGATGCGGGGCGTTTTGGCAAGAAGGGGCTGATTAGGCAGCCAGGTTCTTGGCCACGAATTCCCAGTTGACCAGGGTCCAGAAGGTTTCCATGTACTTCGGACGCAGGTTGCGGAAATCGATGTAGTAGGCGTGCTCCCACAGGTCGACGGTCAGCAGCGGGGTGGTCCCGGCTTCGGTCAGCGGGCAGCCGGCGTTGGAGGTGTTGACGATGGCCAGGGAGCCGTCGGCTTTCTTCACCAACCAAGTCCAGCTGGAACCGAAGTTGCCGATGGCAGACTTGGTGAACGCATCCTTGAACTCGGCGAAGGAGCCGAACGTCTTGTTGATGGCATCGGCCAGGGCGCCAGTGGGCTCGCCACCGCCGTTCGGGGAGAGGCTGTGCCAGTAGAAGGTGTGGTTCCAGATCTGGGCGGCGTTGTTGAAGATGCCACCAGTGGAGGTCTTGATGATCTCTTCCAGAGACTTGCCTTCAAACTCGGTACCCGGCACCAGGTTGTTCAGGTTGACCACGTAGGTGTTGTGGTGCTTGCCATGGTGGTATTCCAGGGTTTCCTGGGAGATGTGCGGTTCCAGAGCATTGATTGCATAGGGCAGAGCGGGAAGTTCGAATGCCATTTTCTACTCTCCATTGGCTGGACCGTGCGACAGCGACGGTTGCAAGACATTGCGTACTCTTTTCTATTTTGAAAAGAATTGTTCTTGAAATGATAAGGCCTGTGGCCCAAAGCCCGTCGATTGTAGCAGTATCAAAGATGGGCTAACAACTCTTGATTCTCGCCATGACTTGGATCAAGCTGCCGCCTGTTGACCCGCCCTATCTTGCACTTCCCATGGTTTGCCAGTTTGTGGTCTGCCTGGATTGCAGTAGAATGGCCGCCGAAATCGCTCTAGTGAGGCATCTATGGAAACTATTGAAAAGATCAAACAGCAGCTGGCTGACAATCCCATCATCCTTTACATGAAGGGTTCCCCCAAGCTACCCAGCTGCGGTTTCTCTGCCCAGGCTTCCCAGGCCATGATGTCCTGCGGCGAGCCGTTTGCTTACGTCGACATCCTGCAAAACCCGGACATCCGCGCCGAGTTGCCGAAGTTTGCCAACTGGCCCACCTTCCCCCAGCTGTGGGTGGAAGGGGAGCTGGTCGGCGGCTGCGACATCATGATCGAGATGTTCCAGGCCGGCGAGCTGCAGACCCTGATCAAGGAAGTGGCCGCCAAGCACAAGCAGGATGACGCCGTCGCCGAATAAGGTCGCAGCAGCATCATGCAAAAGGGGGAGCCAATGGCTCCCCCTTTTTTATTCAGGCCGATGGATCAGCCGATGCGCTCGATGCGCGCCATGTAGAAGCCGTCGAAGCCGGTCTCGGACGGGCTGACGGTGTGATCGTCACGCAGCCGGTAGTTGTCGTTGGCGGCCAGGAACTTGTCCACCTGCTGGCGGTTCTCCTGGGGCAGGATGGAGCAGGTTGCATAGACCAGCAGACCACCGACCTTCACCATCTGGCTGTAGCGCTGCAGGATCTCCTCTTGCAGGGCGACCAACACCGGCAACCGCTCGGCGGTGTCGCGCCACTTGGCATCCGGATTGCGCTTGAGCACGCCGAGGCCGGAGCAGGGCACGTCCAGCAACACCCGATCGGCGGTGCCTTTCAGGCGCTTGACGGTCTTGCTGCTCTCGATGACACGGGTCTCCACGTTGTGGGCACCGGCACGGCGCGCACGCTGCTTGAGGCTCTCCAGCTTCCACTCTTCTATGTCCATGGCCAGCAGGCGGCCCTTGCCGCTCATCAGGGCGGCGATGTGCAGCGTCTTGCCACCGGCACCGGCGCAGGCATCGATGACGCGCATGCCGGGGCTGACCTCGAGGGCGGCGGCGACCAGCTGGGAGCCCGCATCCTGCTGCTCGAACCAGCCATCGGCAAAGGCCTTGGTGCGGAACAGGGCGGCGTCAGTGGTAACCTGCAACGCGGTGGCGACCCCCTCGACCGGAATGGTGGAGACGTGCTCCTTGGCCAGCACGGCCTGCAACTCTTCCCGGGTGCCCTTGAGGGTGTTGACCCTCAGGTAGCGCTTGGGCATCCAGGCCAGGGCGGCCCGCTCGGCAGGCCAGGCCTCGCCCAGCTGCTCGCTGCCCAGCTGCTCCAGCCAGCTCGGGCAACCATCCATCAGCACCGGATTCTTCTTGGCCTCGGTGAGACGACGGCGGAAGGCCTCTTCATTGAAGCGATCCAGGCTGGGATGGTTAGACTGGGTTATCTTGTGGAAGGCGTGCCAGCTGTGCAGCAGCGGCCAGACGTTCTTGGCGGCCTGACGCACCTGAATGCCGGTGAGGAAGCAGTAGAGGCTGAGGCGGCGCAGCAGATCGCCGGTGACCAGGGCAATCCTTGCCTGTTCTTGCGGTTTGAGTTCGATGCCGGAGAAGTGACGGGCATAGGCTCTGTCCAGGGTGAGACCCTGAGCCAATACATCGTCAACGATGGCAACGACCAGATCCCCGGAACGGGGCAACAGTGGGGACTTGAGCATGAGATTAACCTTGGCCAAATAAAGATGAACCGACGCCGGATCGGCTGGGGTTCTGAAACTGACAAATCCGCGCAATGATAGGGGCTAGACCGAGTTGGCGCAACCGTCCCCATACGGGGAATGTACAGCGGATGGTGCTGGACTTATCGCCACAGCAGGAAAATGATGCCGGGGCAGTTCGGGCGAACGCATTCAAAAAAGGAATTAAAAAAGATGCAGGTGATGAAATTTTCCCCGCTGGCCCTGATGGTGGCCGGTCTGATGGCCTCCGGCGGCCTCGCCGCCAAGGAGTGGGACACCGTGCTGGCCCGCGGTGGTGCGGCGGATGGCTATGAGGTGCGTGCAACCCAATACCGCGTCGCCAGGGTTCCCGCCGACTACTTCGCCGGCCTGCAGGTCGGTGAACGCCGGCTGACTCTGCCCCTGCCGGACGGCGATGAGGTGAGCTTCACCTTGCGCCCTTATGATCTGCTGCCGGCGGACTTGGCCGCCAAGTATCCCGGCATCTTGACCTTCAAGGGCCACAACCTGGCCGCGCCGGCGGAGACGGGGCGCTTCGATCTGGGACCCCAGGGCTTCCACGCCATGTTCAGCCACCAGGGCAAGACGGTGTTCGTCGATCCCCTGCGCAACGGTGAAGGCTACGCCATCTATTACCAGCAGGACGCCCACGGCCGGCTGGATGAGGAGGCGGACAGGGTCATCGGCAGCGAGGCCAGGAAGCTGGCCCGTCAGGTGTTGGTGGCGGGCAACGAGCGCAAGCGCTACGTCATCGCCGTCTCGGCCGCGGGGGAGTACACCCAGTATCACGGTGGCACCGTCGAGGGCGGGCTGGCGGCCATCACCACCCTGCTCAACCGGGTGAACGAGGTGTATCAGCGCGACGTCGCCGCCGAGTTCCAGCTCGCCAGCGGCAACGACACCATCATCTTCACCGATCCCGTCACCGATCCCTTCTTCAATGGTGAGGACCCGTCTGGTTCAGGCCTGACCGATACCGACGTCAACATGAAGGTGCAGGCCGACGCGCTGGCCAAAGGGCTGGGCCCCTTCGATATCGGCCACGTGGTCAACACCGGCGGCGGTGGTCTGGCGGGGTTGGGGGTGCTCTGCACGGCGGAGAAATCGGCCGGCATGACGGGCTCGGCCACGCCGGAGGGGGATGCCTTCTTCATCGACTACGTGGCCCACGAGATCGGCCACCAGTTCGGCGCCGATCACACCTTCAACGGCACCAGCGGCAGCTGCGGCGGCGGCAACCGGGAGGCCAGCCAGGCCTGGGAGCCGGGCAGCGGCAGCTCCATCATGGCCTATGCCGGCATCTGCGGGGAAGAGAACCTGCAGGCCAACAGCCTGCCCTATTTCCACAGCAAGTCCATCGAGCAGATGCGGGCACACATGGGGACAGTGGCCAGCTGCGGCACCCGGCTTAGCCTCACCAACAACGCGCCCCAGGTCGCCGCCGGCGCTGACTACGTCATCCCGGCCAACACCCCCTTCGTGCTCAAGGGGGCCGGGGCCGATCTGGATGGCGATCCCCTGACCTACAACTGGGAGCAGATCGATCTGGGCACCGAGTCCTTCAACGCCGCCAGCATGATAGACGACGGCACCCGCCCGCTGTTCCGCTTCGTGGCACCGACCGCGCTGCCGGAGCGCACCCTGCCAAGCTTTGCCTCCCTGCTGACCAACACCCTGGCGAAGGGGGAAACCTGGCCCGCCACCAACCGGGATCTCAACTTCCGGCTCACGGCGCGGGATGGCAAGGGCGGCGTGACCAGCGACGAGATGAAGGTCCAGGTGATCGATACCGGCAGCGCCTTCCGCCTCACCAGCCCGCTGGTGACCCCGCTGGCGGCCGGCCAGAACCAGACCATCGGCTGGGATGTCGCGGGCACCAGAGAGGCCCCCATCAACTGCAGCCGGGTCGACCTCTCCATGACCCGGGACGAGGGGGTGAACTGGACCCTGCTGGCCA encodes the following:
- a CDS encoding RsmB/NOP family class I SAM-dependent RNA methyltransferase, which codes for MLKSPLLPRSGDLVVAIVDDVLAQGLTLDRAYARHFSGIELKPQEQARIALVTGDLLRRLSLYCFLTGIQVRQAAKNVWPLLHSWHAFHKITQSNHPSLDRFNEEAFRRRLTEAKKNPVLMDGCPSWLEQLGSEQLGEAWPAERAALAWMPKRYLRVNTLKGTREELQAVLAKEHVSTIPVEGVATALQVTTDAALFRTKAFADGWFEQQDAGSQLVAAALEVSPGMRVIDACAGAGGKTLHIAALMSGKGRLLAMDIEEWKLESLKQRARRAGAHNVETRVIESSKTVKRLKGTADRVLLDVPCSGLGVLKRNPDAKWRDTAERLPVLVALQEEILQRYSQMVKVGGLLVYATCSILPQENRQQVDKFLAANDNYRLRDDHTVSPSETGFDGFYMARIERIG
- a CDS encoding DsbE family thiol:disulfide interchange protein — protein: MSKKTWLFLLPFIIFLLGAVFLFKGLYSDPTKLESVMVDKEVPVFTLQDIYDLNKQHDRSILKGRPMLLNVWATWCPTCYGEHTYLKQLAGQGIYIVGMNYKDERDKAIKWLGELGNPYQINLYDPDGMLGLDLGVYGAPETFFIDSQGIIRYRHVGDINPDVWASTLKPIFDAMK
- a CDS encoding Grx4 family monothiol glutaredoxin encodes the protein METIEKIKQQLADNPIILYMKGSPKLPSCGFSAQASQAMMSCGEPFAYVDILQNPDIRAELPKFANWPTFPQLWVEGELVGGCDIMIEMFQAGELQTLIKEVAAKHKQDDAVAE
- a CDS encoding cytochrome c-type biogenesis protein, whose amino-acid sequence is MKTLIASLLLLAGLFGAGQARAAIDVYSFDSDAQEQTFRELTKELRCPKCQNQDIADSNAGLAKDLRDKTYQMVREGKDKQEVVDYMVARYGNFILYDPPMMASTLILWLGPLLVIVIGATTVVVRSRRRPLAAKQTEGALSAQEQARLAALLKEEEKQ
- a CDS encoding heme lyase CcmF/NrfE family subunit — protein: MIPELGQFALILAFATALLLGSYPLLGAKLGRLGMMSAARPLAYTQFLLLLLSFLCLTWAFVDNDFTVQYVATNSNSLLPLAYRISAVWGAHEGSLLLWVLTLGGWTAAVALFSRSLPLDAVARVLGVLGLISVGFTAFVLFTSDPFTRTLPYFPVDGRDLNPLLQDPGLIFHPPMLYMGYVGFSVAFAFAIASLMTGRLDATWARWSRPWTMAAWVFLTLGIVLGSWWAYYELGWGGWWFWDPVENASFMPWLAGTALLHSLAVSEKRATFKAWTVLLALSAFSLSLLGTFLVRSGVLVSVHAFASDPTRGLFILGFLLAVIGSSLLLFAFKGSQVKSHGKHELWSRETLLLCNNILLVAGLLTVLLGTLLPLVHKELGLGSISIGTPFFNHIYSWLIIPFALLLGVGPLFRWRRQELGELKGKVVLALGLSLVAAFGLPQLFAGEFKPWAALGIGLGSWIIITSVQETWVRATHKHSFSTGVRRLGNSHWAMILGHVGLAVSIIGIACTQNYSIEKDLRMQAGDRVQFADYEFVFTGISEKNGPNYDGFKGVLEVHKDGKQVALLKPEKRMYKVSRMPMTEAAIDAGLTRDLYAALGEQLDNGAWAVRIYYKPFVRWIWFGGVFMAIGGVLAMLDKRYRFGRREEEAKP
- the sodB gene encoding superoxide dismutase [Fe], with product MAFELPALPYAINALEPHISQETLEYHHGKHHNTYVVNLNNLVPGTEFEGKSLEEIIKTSTGGIFNNAAQIWNHTFYWHSLSPNGGGEPTGALADAINKTFGSFAEFKDAFTKSAIGNFGSSWTWLVKKADGSLAIVNTSNAGCPLTEAGTTPLLTVDLWEHAYYIDFRNLRPKYMETFWTLVNWEFVAKNLAA
- a CDS encoding MlaA family lipoprotein, which translates into the protein MYLRSGALAVALLLGGCAGGPPKPGPESLDLEETPNRPEATSTASDPRDPFQGANRAMWAVNYDVLEPYVARPVVHGYARYVPQGMKDGIDNLVENFDEPSSMVNHLITGDLKGAGTNLGRFTLNTTIGLLGIFDVAKHAGLERNMLEMDTVLGKADIGDGAYIMVPIYGPTTTRELVGDTIDTIYFPYALLTFPLRVVHWALDGLGTRAKLIDQERIIDNALDPYALTKDFYLQYNDGKVTGRQPELKQQKKQEDDSNLDEYLDEIDQ
- the ccmI gene encoding c-type cytochrome biogenesis protein CcmI — protein: MTAFWILIAALLVLVSLALILPLWRGEGSQSISRSALNKQLYRQRLLELGEEREQGILAEESESVVELQRSLLDDIPDVEQSARGGKSLVWIPGVLVLVVVSLGLYYQLGAWQEVQRWQDASSRLGELSNRILVERDAEVTEQDLLDFTLGLRTRLKDEPNDYRGWLLLGRLTLDGNDPEMAREALERAYELAPQKAMVAVPYAQALMMTGEEAQADQLLQAAIAQDPANIEARSVYAFMALQKEDFQTALSRWQAMLPLLEQGSTRRTMVERSIEYAEQQLRQRGIAVMAAPAAQGEQGNAQTQAQVLAVKEGEFPLHITLAPGIQLPEDAHLFVFAVIPNGPPMPIAVKRIPGPGFPLTLSLGDGDAMLEGSKLASYPELQFKARLSRGGNVMNKEGAFEGVSVTVPTSSIPTAPIDIRIDHAL
- a CDS encoding reprolysin-like metallopeptidase, with amino-acid sequence MQVMKFSPLALMVAGLMASGGLAAKEWDTVLARGGAADGYEVRATQYRVARVPADYFAGLQVGERRLTLPLPDGDEVSFTLRPYDLLPADLAAKYPGILTFKGHNLAAPAETGRFDLGPQGFHAMFSHQGKTVFVDPLRNGEGYAIYYQQDAHGRLDEEADRVIGSEARKLARQVLVAGNERKRYVIAVSAAGEYTQYHGGTVEGGLAAITTLLNRVNEVYQRDVAAEFQLASGNDTIIFTDPVTDPFFNGEDPSGSGLTDTDVNMKVQADALAKGLGPFDIGHVVNTGGGGLAGLGVLCTAEKSAGMTGSATPEGDAFFIDYVAHEIGHQFGADHTFNGTSGSCGGGNREASQAWEPGSGSSIMAYAGICGEENLQANSLPYFHSKSIEQMRAHMGTVASCGTRLSLTNNAPQVAAGADYVIPANTPFVLKGAGADLDGDPLTYNWEQIDLGTESFNAASMIDDGTRPLFRFVAPTALPERTLPSFASLLTNTLAKGETWPATNRDLNFRLTARDGKGGVTSDEMKVQVIDTGSAFRLTSPLVTPLAAGQNQTIGWDVAGTREAPINCSRVDLSMTRDEGVNWTLLASGQPNSGSANVAIPAGEDGTARLKVACSDNLFFAISPLKLSVTQRAAEGGGGGGGSLGFGTLALALLGWVRRRA